From a region of the Solanum stenotomum isolate F172 chromosome 2, ASM1918654v1, whole genome shotgun sequence genome:
- the LOC125855535 gene encoding homeobox-leucine zipper protein HAT9-like, which yields MMCNTRLSLSLGLSSTPPHQNNNEEKLSTNDDNQEKLTLCLSTSSEFTNNYDNNRINPQLLGGVNSSVSSFSNTSSVKRERDASSFEEVVENLETKRVLLISPKGLVDHNDYDEDVHDYGTRKKLRLTKEQSDVLEDSFKEHTTLNSKQKRDLARRLSLRPRQVEVWFQNRRARTKLKQTEVDCEILRKCYEELKDENRRLNKEIQELKSLKKSQSFRVQLSAATLSMCPSCERAYGGSGSAGATDNSTKISFSIGDQKPHFYGIPSQIH from the exons atgatgtgcaACACAAGGCTTAGTTTGAGCTTAGGATTATCTTCTACCCCTCCTCATCAAAATAACAACGAGGAGAAATTATCAACTAATGATGATAATCAAGAAAAATTAACACTTTGTTTATCAACATCATCAGAGTTCACAAATAATTATGACAACAATAGGATTAATCCTCAATTATTAGGAGGAGTTAATTCATcagtttcttcattttctaacacAAGTAGTGTTAAAAGGGAAAGAGATGCTAGTAGTTTTGAAGAAGTAGTAGAAAATTTGGAGACCAAAAGAGTTTTATTAATTTCTCCAAAGGGATTAGTTGATCATAATGATTATGATGAAGATGTTCATGATTATGGTACGAGGAAGAAACTTAGACTTACAAAGGAGCAATCTGATGTTTTAGAAGATAGCTTCAAAGAGCACACTACTCTTAATTCT AAGCAAAAGCGAGATTTAGCAAGACGATTAAGCTTACGTCCTCGACAAGTGGAAGTATGGTTTCAGAATAGAAGAGCCAG GACAAAGCTGAAACAAACAGAAGTAGACTGTGAAATTCTTCGAAAATGTTATGAAGAATTAAAAGACGAAAACAGAAGGCTAAATAAGGAAATACAAGAACTGAaatctttgaaaaagtcacaatcctttcGTGTTCAATTATCGGCTGCGACACTTAGCATGTGCCCGTCGTGCGAGAGGGCTTACGGCGGCAGCGGCAGCGCTGGCGCCACCGACAATTCAACCAAAATCTCTTTTTCCATCGGAGATCAAAAGCCTCACTTTTATGGTATTCCTTCACAAATCCATTAA